The following proteins come from a genomic window of Micromonospora zamorensis:
- a CDS encoding carbohydrate ABC transporter permease — MPIGNTQPSVRLAPAGRAGGAAGTPAAHRGGVRPRPDRGGLRAERFAPYILVAPAVLIIVLLRLYPLILGVNFSFTGDGAQNGTAVGFGNYRELFADPLFQTALKNVGLLVLLLPVAVAIPGLLATFIYLRVPGHRFYRSVYFFPAVLSPVIVGAIFNLLLAFDGPLNAVLSSVGVDPIDWLGDPGIAMFMVVGVHIWATFGMALVVFLAGFATLDPALLDAARVDGASLRQVVWHVIVPSLSRTIQFVFVTTMIGMLTSMFGLLYVMTSGGPEGSTYLPEFYIWKQQGQMNRPALASAASTILFMIMLVVGLLQIKLLERSGKED, encoded by the coding sequence GTGCCAATCGGAAACACGCAACCGTCGGTCCGTCTGGCTCCGGCCGGACGGGCCGGCGGGGCGGCGGGCACCCCCGCCGCGCACCGGGGTGGCGTACGCCCCCGTCCCGACCGGGGCGGGCTGCGCGCGGAACGCTTCGCCCCCTACATCCTGGTCGCCCCAGCCGTCCTGATCATCGTGCTGCTGCGGCTCTACCCGCTGATCCTCGGGGTCAACTTCTCCTTCACCGGCGACGGTGCGCAGAACGGGACGGCCGTCGGTTTCGGCAACTATCGGGAGCTCTTCGCCGACCCGCTGTTCCAGACCGCGCTGAAGAACGTCGGGCTGCTGGTGCTGCTGCTGCCGGTGGCGGTGGCGATCCCCGGTCTGCTCGCGACGTTCATCTACCTGCGGGTGCCCGGTCACCGCTTCTACCGCAGCGTCTACTTCTTTCCCGCGGTGCTCTCACCGGTCATCGTCGGTGCGATCTTCAACCTGCTGCTCGCCTTCGACGGCCCCCTCAACGCCGTCCTCTCCTCGGTCGGTGTCGATCCGATCGACTGGCTCGGTGACCCGGGCATCGCGATGTTCATGGTGGTCGGCGTGCACATCTGGGCCACCTTCGGCATGGCCCTGGTGGTGTTTCTCGCCGGGTTCGCCACGCTGGACCCCGCGCTGCTGGACGCCGCCCGCGTGGACGGGGCGTCGCTGCGCCAGGTGGTCTGGCACGTGATCGTCCCGAGCCTCTCGCGCACCATCCAGTTCGTCTTCGTGACCACGATGATCGGGATGCTGACCTCGATGTTCGGGCTGCTCTACGTCATGACCAGCGGCGGGCCGGAGGGGTCGACGTACCTGCCGGAGTTCTACATCTGGAAGCAGCAGGGCCAGATGAACCGTCCCGCTCTCGCGTCGGCCGCGTCGACGATCCTCTTCATGATCATGCTCGTGGTGGGGCTGTTGCAGATCAAGCTGCTCGAACGATCCGGAAAGGAGGATTGA
- a CDS encoding carbohydrate ABC transporter permease: MSRLRLGWWLIAIPMSLLALATIYPLLFTANVAMKTRRDYILDRFSLTDALRWENISTAWNSVGMGRYFVNSLFVVTASVLLLLLLGSMAGFALSQLRFRGSSALFLGCLAGLFIPFQVIMVPLARIMADTALIDTYPGLILVYVAQFLPFTVFLMTSYYKGIPSEIVDAARIDGNTVYGVYRRIMLPLGTPALLSVGILNALFCWNDVLMALVMMPSAEHRTLMIGVTSLRGQYSDNIPTFASGVLIAAIPVLLVYLFLQRQIADGVAAGSTKG, translated from the coding sequence ATGTCTCGCCTCCGCCTGGGCTGGTGGCTGATCGCCATCCCCATGTCGTTGCTCGCCCTGGCGACGATCTACCCCCTGCTGTTCACCGCCAACGTCGCGATGAAGACGCGCCGTGACTACATCCTCGACCGGTTCTCCCTGACCGACGCTCTGCGTTGGGAGAACATCAGCACGGCGTGGAACAGCGTCGGGATGGGCCGCTACTTCGTCAACTCGCTGTTCGTGGTGACGGCGTCGGTGCTCCTGCTGCTGCTGCTCGGGTCGATGGCCGGCTTCGCCCTGAGCCAGTTGCGGTTCCGTGGCTCGTCGGCGTTGTTCCTGGGCTGCCTCGCGGGGCTCTTCATCCCGTTCCAGGTGATCATGGTGCCGCTCGCCCGGATCATGGCCGACACCGCGCTCATCGACACGTACCCGGGCCTGATCCTGGTCTACGTGGCCCAGTTCCTGCCCTTCACCGTCTTCCTGATGACGAGCTACTACAAGGGCATCCCGTCGGAGATCGTCGACGCGGCCCGCATCGACGGCAACACCGTGTACGGCGTGTACCGCCGGATCATGCTGCCCCTGGGCACCCCGGCGCTGCTGTCGGTCGGCATCCTCAACGCCCTGTTCTGCTGGAACGACGTCCTCATGGCACTGGTGATGATGCCGTCGGCCGAACACCGGACGCTGATGATCGGGGTGACCTCGCTGCGCGGGCAGTACTCCGACAACATCCCCACCTTCGCCTCCGGGGTGCTGATCGCCGCGATACCCGTCCTGTTGGTCTACCTGTTCCTCCAGCGCCAAATTGCCGACGGTGTAGCCGCCGGTTCCACGAAGGGTTGA
- a CDS encoding mandelate racemase/muconate lactonizing enzyme family protein, translated as MRITGYRTLTTVQEWRRPVGDANGIFADGVVPVSIVVVDTDEGISGVGLGPHVEIERVFAAIEGEDPRAVTTLYDRMLRHTFKAGHAGPVFGTIGALDTALWDIKAQAAGEPLWRLLGGRDRRVPAYASGLDIGLTDDELVSEYEVYASHGLRAAKLKGGLDIERDRHRLCLVRDVLTEAGHGRRPGLMLDVNEAWTRKQAVRHVCELERSLDLIWIEEPVRRWDAEGNAAVSRGVRASVATGENLTGLEQYRPLIAAGAVDVVQMAAVWGVTHFLRASALAHAHDLPVSPIGNSPIGLLHAATSVPNHLTSELQDLHRPVGVFIDLHVEDGAFVLGDSPGLGVRVDEELIRAANRRPQPQTADSPNVRPERAGRRLLAGVDGIVPGRQVPVVSLNSHNDVAPTARH; from the coding sequence ATGCGCATCACGGGATATCGGACGCTCACCACGGTCCAGGAATGGAGGCGGCCGGTCGGCGATGCCAACGGCATCTTCGCCGACGGGGTGGTCCCGGTCTCGATCGTCGTCGTCGACACCGACGAGGGCATCTCGGGCGTCGGCCTCGGGCCGCACGTCGAGATCGAGCGGGTCTTCGCCGCCATCGAGGGCGAGGACCCGCGCGCGGTGACGACCCTCTACGACCGCATGTTGCGGCACACGTTCAAGGCGGGCCACGCGGGCCCGGTGTTCGGCACCATCGGCGCTCTCGACACCGCACTCTGGGACATCAAGGCGCAGGCCGCCGGTGAGCCGTTGTGGCGGCTGCTGGGCGGACGTGACCGGCGCGTTCCCGCCTACGCGTCCGGCCTGGACATCGGGCTGACCGACGACGAGCTCGTCTCCGAGTACGAGGTCTACGCCAGCCACGGCCTGCGGGCCGCCAAGCTCAAGGGTGGCCTCGACATCGAGCGCGACCGGCACCGGCTCTGCCTGGTCCGGGACGTCCTGACCGAGGCCGGCCACGGCCGGCGGCCGGGTCTGATGCTCGACGTGAACGAGGCATGGACCCGCAAACAGGCCGTTCGGCACGTCTGCGAACTCGAACGCAGCCTGGACCTCATCTGGATCGAGGAGCCCGTCCGACGCTGGGACGCCGAGGGCAACGCCGCGGTGAGCAGAGGAGTGCGCGCGTCGGTCGCCACCGGGGAAAACCTCACCGGGCTCGAACAGTACCGCCCGCTGATCGCCGCCGGCGCGGTCGACGTCGTCCAGATGGCCGCCGTCTGGGGAGTCACCCACTTCCTGCGGGCGTCCGCCCTGGCACACGCCCACGACCTGCCGGTCAGCCCGATCGGCAACAGCCCGATCGGGCTGCTGCACGCCGCGACCTCGGTGCCGAACCATCTGACCAGCGAGCTGCAGGACCTGCACCGACCGGTCGGGGTCTTCATCGACCTGCACGTCGAGGACGGTGCCTTCGTCCTCGGCGACTCACCCGGGCTGGGTGTCCGGGTCGACGAGGAGCTGATCCGGGCCGCCAACCGCCGCCCGCAGCCCCAGACGGCCGACAGCCCCAACGTCCGGCCGGAGCGCGCCGGCCGTCGGCTGCTGGCCGGGGTCGACGGCATCGTCCCCGGCCGCCAGGTGCCCGTCGTGTCGCTGAACTCGCACAACGACGTGGCACCCACCGCGCGGCACTGA
- a CDS encoding zinc-dependent alcohol dehydrogenase, which translates to MKAVVYRGARHLGIEEREPVPPGRGQVRIEVAYTGICGTDLHIYHGDMDARVGDSAIIGHEMSGRIAALGEDVDGWSVGQAVTVMPTQPCGQCAACERGNSHVCHAMNFLGIDSPGAMQSSWNVPVELVLPLPEELPLDHAALVEPVAVAVHDVRRGNVTADDQVVVVGGGPVGVLIATVAQSRGARVLLVEPDPFRREVAGGIGIEAVDPGSTDVVALVNDRTDGAGADIAFEVSGSAAGVTTAVDVLTTRGRLVMVAIHPKPREVNLHRFFWRELELLGARLYQRDDMVEAIRLVASGAIPARQLISRVEPVQAAADAFTALEGGGVMKVLLDLREGTQ; encoded by the coding sequence ATGAAGGCAGTCGTCTACCGGGGGGCGCGTCACCTCGGAATCGAAGAACGCGAACCGGTGCCACCCGGTCGCGGCCAGGTGCGGATCGAGGTGGCCTACACCGGAATCTGCGGCACGGACCTGCACATCTACCACGGGGACATGGACGCCCGGGTCGGTGACTCCGCGATCATCGGCCACGAGATGTCCGGGCGGATCGCGGCCCTCGGCGAGGACGTCGACGGCTGGAGCGTCGGCCAGGCCGTCACCGTGATGCCGACCCAGCCGTGCGGGCAGTGCGCCGCCTGCGAGCGCGGCAACTCCCACGTCTGCCACGCCATGAACTTCCTCGGTATCGACTCACCGGGCGCCATGCAGTCCTCCTGGAACGTGCCGGTGGAGCTGGTCCTGCCGCTGCCCGAGGAGTTGCCGCTCGACCACGCGGCGCTCGTCGAACCGGTCGCGGTCGCCGTGCACGATGTCCGACGGGGGAACGTGACCGCCGACGACCAGGTGGTCGTGGTCGGCGGTGGGCCGGTAGGTGTCCTCATCGCCACCGTCGCGCAGAGCCGCGGCGCACGGGTGCTCCTCGTCGAGCCGGACCCGTTCCGCCGCGAGGTGGCGGGCGGGATCGGGATCGAGGCCGTCGACCCGGGATCGACAGATGTCGTGGCACTGGTCAACGACCGCACCGACGGCGCGGGCGCCGACATCGCCTTCGAGGTGTCCGGCTCCGCGGCCGGCGTCACCACGGCGGTCGACGTCCTCACCACCCGGGGTCGGCTGGTGATGGTGGCGATCCACCCCAAGCCGCGCGAGGTGAACCTGCACCGGTTCTTCTGGCGCGAGCTGGAACTCCTGGGTGCCCGGCTGTACCAGCGCGACGACATGGTGGAGGCGATCCGGTTGGTCGCCTCGGGCGCGATCCCGGCGCGACAGCTCATCTCCCGCGTCGAACCGGTCCAGGCGGCCGCCGATGCCTTCACGGCCCTGGAAGGTGGCGGCGTCATGAAGGTGTTGCTCGACCTGCGGGAGGGCACCCAGTGA
- a CDS encoding SDR family NAD(P)-dependent oxidoreductase yields the protein MTALFDLSGRTAVVTGARRGIGLAMAEALALAGADIVGVSAQLEATGSEVERRVRAAGRGFTALRADLGDRAAVHRLARDITALGPIDILVNNGGTIARTPAAEHPDEMWDHVIEVNLSSQFVLSREIGRTMVERGRGKIIFTASLLSFQGGITVPGYAASKSGVAGLTKALANEWAAHGVNVNAIAPGYIATDNTQALRDDPDRAPAILTRIPAGRWGRADDLGGAAVFLASAASDYVNGIVLPVDGGWLGR from the coding sequence GTGACCGCCCTGTTCGACCTGTCCGGACGGACCGCCGTCGTGACCGGGGCGCGGCGCGGTATCGGCCTCGCCATGGCCGAGGCCCTGGCCCTGGCCGGTGCCGACATCGTCGGGGTCTCCGCCCAGCTCGAAGCGACCGGCAGCGAGGTGGAACGCCGGGTGCGGGCCGCAGGCCGCGGGTTCACCGCGCTGCGGGCCGACCTCGGCGACCGCGCGGCCGTGCACCGGCTGGCCCGGGACATCACCGCTCTCGGGCCGATCGACATCCTGGTGAACAACGGCGGCACGATCGCCCGTACTCCGGCCGCGGAGCACCCGGACGAGATGTGGGACCACGTGATCGAGGTGAACCTCAGCAGCCAGTTCGTCCTGAGCCGGGAGATCGGCCGGACGATGGTCGAGCGGGGCCGAGGGAAGATCATCTTCACGGCGTCGCTGCTGAGTTTCCAGGGTGGCATCACGGTCCCCGGCTACGCCGCGTCCAAGTCGGGGGTGGCCGGTCTGACCAAGGCGTTGGCGAACGAGTGGGCGGCCCACGGGGTGAACGTCAACGCCATCGCCCCCGGCTACATCGCTACCGACAACACCCAGGCGCTGCGCGACGACCCCGACCGTGCCCCGGCGATCCTCACCCGGATCCCGGCGGGTCGGTGGGGCCGGGCCGACGACCTCGGTGGCGCCGCGGTCTTCCTGGCGTCGGCGGCATCCGACTACGTCAACGGAATCGTCCTGCCCGTCGACGGCGGCTGGCTGGGCCGATGA
- a CDS encoding amidohydrolase family protein: MTGAEVPGRAGIVDAHHHLWVRARHPQPWIDPVTMAAIDADFEPAGLAPVARAAGVTATVVVQSIASEAETVDLLAVAAGDALVRGVVGWVDLTADDVVQRLGRLRAAPGGERLVGIRHLVQSETDPAYLDRPDVRRGIAAVGAAGLVFDLLVRQHQLPMAARLAHDLPEVRFVLDHLGKPALGRPEMTEWTRGLRALAASPNTTAKLSGLVTEVERSPWTTEDLRPAVEGALDTFGPDRLMYGSDWPVCLLASSYPRWVEALAELLGDHDEADQALLWGDTARRVYRLEAS, encoded by the coding sequence ATGACGGGCGCAGAGGTGCCCGGACGAGCCGGGATCGTCGACGCGCACCACCACCTCTGGGTCCGCGCACGGCACCCCCAACCGTGGATCGACCCGGTGACCATGGCGGCCATCGACGCCGACTTCGAACCCGCGGGTCTCGCGCCGGTGGCCCGGGCCGCCGGGGTCACCGCGACCGTGGTGGTGCAGTCCATCGCCTCGGAGGCGGAGACGGTGGACCTGCTGGCCGTCGCGGCCGGGGACGCCCTCGTCCGTGGTGTCGTGGGCTGGGTGGACCTGACCGCCGACGACGTCGTCCAGCGCCTCGGACGCCTGCGGGCCGCACCGGGCGGGGAACGCCTCGTCGGCATCCGCCACCTCGTGCAGAGCGAGACCGACCCGGCGTACCTGGACCGCCCGGACGTCCGCCGGGGGATCGCGGCGGTCGGCGCGGCCGGCCTGGTCTTCGACCTGCTGGTCCGCCAACACCAGCTGCCCATGGCCGCACGCCTGGCGCACGACCTGCCGGAGGTGCGCTTCGTGCTCGACCATCTGGGCAAGCCCGCGTTGGGCCGTCCGGAGATGACCGAGTGGACTCGCGGTCTGCGGGCGTTGGCGGCCTCGCCCAACACGACGGCGAAGCTCTCCGGTCTGGTGACGGAGGTGGAGCGGTCGCCGTGGACGACGGAAGATCTCCGACCGGCCGTCGAGGGCGCGCTCGACACGTTCGGACCGGACCGACTGATGTACGGCTCGGACTGGCCGGTCTGCCTGCTCGCCAGCTCGTACCCGCGATGGGTCGAGGCGCTGGCGGAGTTGCTGGGCGACCACGACGAGGCCGACCAGGCGCTGCTCTGGGGGGACACGGCGCGGCGCGTCTATCGGTTGGAGGCGTCGTGA
- a CDS encoding aldo/keto reductase — MRVRALPRRPKVRLTELGFGAAQGGNLYRATTDEEFASAVDTAWEAGVRYYDTAPHYGLGLSERRLGAALRHRPRDEYVVSTKVGRLLVPSPQDAHLRDSDGFDVPASHRRVWDFSRDGVLRSIEASLDRTGLDRIDIVYLHDPDDHWEWAASEAVPALVELRDQGVVGAIGAGMNQSEMLARFVREADVDVMMCAGRYTLLEQGAADDLLPAAQSRGVGVVIAGVYNSGLLSRDRPPADAVYNYQQAPAELIERARRIATVCETYGVTLPQAALAFVRRHPAVVSTVVGVRNTSQVAEAVRRSEAVVAEELWDALAAAGLLATAH, encoded by the coding sequence GTGAGGGTGCGAGCACTGCCGCGTCGCCCGAAGGTGCGTCTCACCGAGCTGGGCTTCGGTGCGGCCCAGGGTGGCAACCTGTACCGGGCCACGACGGACGAGGAGTTCGCGTCGGCAGTCGACACCGCGTGGGAGGCGGGCGTCCGGTACTACGACACCGCGCCGCACTACGGGCTCGGTCTGTCCGAGCGCCGACTCGGCGCCGCGTTGCGGCACCGCCCGCGCGACGAGTACGTCGTGTCGACGAAGGTTGGGCGACTGCTGGTGCCGTCGCCGCAGGACGCCCACCTGCGGGACTCCGACGGGTTCGATGTCCCCGCGAGCCACCGGCGGGTGTGGGATTTCAGCCGCGACGGCGTCCTTCGCTCGATCGAGGCCAGCCTGGATCGCACCGGGCTGGACCGGATCGACATCGTCTACCTCCACGACCCGGACGACCACTGGGAGTGGGCCGCCAGTGAAGCCGTGCCGGCCCTGGTCGAGCTGCGTGACCAGGGCGTGGTGGGTGCCATCGGCGCTGGCATGAACCAGTCGGAGATGCTGGCCCGGTTCGTGCGGGAAGCCGACGTCGACGTGATGATGTGCGCCGGGCGGTACACCCTGCTGGAGCAGGGCGCGGCCGATGACCTGCTGCCCGCCGCCCAGAGTCGCGGGGTGGGCGTGGTCATCGCGGGTGTCTACAACTCGGGGCTGCTGTCGCGGGACCGGCCGCCGGCTGACGCGGTCTACAACTACCAGCAGGCCCCGGCAGAGTTGATCGAGCGGGCGCGGCGGATCGCGACGGTCTGCGAAACGTACGGCGTCACCCTGCCGCAGGCGGCACTGGCCTTCGTCCGCCGGCATCCGGCGGTGGTGTCAACGGTGGTCGGTGTGCGCAACACCTCCCAGGTCGCCGAGGCGGTGCGACGCTCGGAGGCCGTCGTGGCGGAGGAACTCTGGGACGCGTTGGCGGCGGCGGGGCTGCTCGCCACGGCGCACTAG
- a CDS encoding ThuA domain-containing protein: MRRNTLIIAVIAGLLLSLGLAPPASAAPAFRALLFTKTAGYRHDSIPAGIAMFQQQAAANNFELVATEDSSVFTASNLATFDVIIMFQTSGMVWTSAAQRQAVEGYLASGKGIVGVHNATDMGIESEYPWWDQTINGGAHMPEHSPGVLPGTAIVADKQHPSTAGLPDRWNRSEEWYNFDTNPRGNVHVLVTADERTYNPGSRAMGPDHPISWCRNAGGGRVWATAMGHAIDSYSETNFRNHVLGGVRWAAGNVAGDCGGTVWGNFEKRTLDDNTVDPMAMAVAPDGRVLYAQRGGQLKIFKPSTNSTVTAGTLSVYTGGEDGLTGMALDPNFATNGYVYLYHSPASSTTDVNRVSRYTLSGDTLNMSSGVTIIDIPAYRDRTFPEPGHTGGYIEFGPDGNLYIGTGDDTPPNLDPNWQGYAPLDWRSGKSNLDAARTAGNTNDLRGKLLRIRPGASGSYTIPTGNLYPQGTAQTKPEIYAMGFRNPFRFSIDAATGWVYLADYGPDRNPPTTNRGPEGLVELNVIKTPGNYGWPFCHGNNQPYAPFNPDTGVVGSKFNCSAPVNNSPNNTGLTSLKPVVMPNLWYGYPASTTFPELGSGGSAPMGGPVYRYDASNPSATKFPPYYDGVHFFYEWSRSYVKEVHFDSSTAVTRTNPFLPGGGFNKPMDMEFGKDGSLYLLEWGTNFGGGNSDSGLYRIDYIQGGRSPIVKATGTPTSGTSPLTVQFSSAGTSDPDPGNTLSYQWTFGDGTSSTAANPSKVYTANGNYTAQLKVTDNTGKTGFANVQITVGNSAPVVTITTPSNGGMLTFGDKVSYQITVTDPDGGTVDCSKVVLNPALGHDDHAHETTEYPGCSGTISTDLLGGHPDGANLFYVLNARYTDNGGAGGAAPLTGTAQAILQPKHKQSEYFSSQSGIRVVDQAAAESTKRVGDISTNDWIAFSPMSLSGISTVSYRVSSPSGGGSIELRAGSPTGTLLATTTVPSTGGWDNYQSTTPVSVSALSGTQTLYMVFKNSNNSFDLDSHTFGGNGVGTPGTGGGLAGKTWTVTAQHSGKLMDVSGVSTADGAQITQWAATGGNNQKWQAVDAGSGAVYLKAVHSGKCVEVVGSSTAAGAFLQQATCNNGNQQKFTATATGTSGVYTVRSVLSGLCVDVNGAATTDGARLLQWTCHSAANQQWRFTAV, encoded by the coding sequence ATGCGTCGCAATACATTGATCATCGCGGTGATCGCCGGCCTGTTACTGTCGCTCGGACTCGCCCCACCCGCATCGGCGGCCCCGGCCTTCCGTGCCCTGCTGTTCACCAAGACCGCCGGCTACCGGCACGACTCGATCCCCGCCGGAATCGCCATGTTCCAGCAGCAGGCGGCGGCGAACAACTTCGAGCTGGTGGCGACCGAGGACTCCAGCGTCTTCACCGCCAGCAACCTGGCGACCTTCGACGTCATCATCATGTTCCAGACCTCCGGCATGGTCTGGACCTCGGCGGCGCAGCGCCAGGCGGTGGAGGGCTACCTCGCCAGCGGCAAGGGCATCGTCGGCGTCCACAACGCCACCGACATGGGCATCGAGTCGGAGTACCCGTGGTGGGACCAGACCATCAACGGCGGCGCCCACATGCCCGAACACTCCCCCGGCGTGCTGCCCGGCACCGCCATCGTCGCCGACAAGCAGCACCCGTCGACGGCCGGTCTGCCGGATCGCTGGAACCGCAGCGAGGAGTGGTACAACTTCGACACCAACCCGCGCGGCAACGTGCACGTCCTGGTGACCGCCGACGAGCGCACGTACAACCCGGGGTCCCGGGCGATGGGCCCGGACCACCCGATCTCCTGGTGCCGCAACGCCGGTGGTGGGCGGGTGTGGGCCACCGCGATGGGCCACGCGATCGACTCCTACAGTGAGACGAACTTCCGCAACCACGTCCTCGGTGGCGTCCGGTGGGCCGCCGGCAACGTCGCCGGCGACTGCGGCGGCACCGTCTGGGGCAACTTCGAAAAGCGCACCCTCGACGACAACACCGTCGACCCGATGGCGATGGCAGTGGCCCCCGACGGGCGGGTGCTCTACGCCCAACGCGGCGGGCAACTGAAGATCTTCAAGCCCTCCACCAACAGCACTGTCACCGCCGGCACGCTGAGCGTCTACACCGGCGGCGAGGACGGTCTCACCGGCATGGCGCTGGACCCCAACTTCGCCACCAACGGGTACGTGTACCTGTACCACTCGCCGGCGAGCAGCACGACCGACGTCAACCGCGTCTCCCGCTACACGCTCTCCGGCGACACGTTGAACATGTCCAGCGGTGTGACGATCATCGACATCCCGGCGTACCGTGACCGGACGTTCCCGGAGCCCGGCCACACCGGCGGGTACATCGAGTTCGGTCCCGACGGCAACCTCTACATCGGCACCGGCGACGACACGCCGCCGAACCTCGACCCCAACTGGCAGGGCTACGCCCCGCTGGACTGGCGGTCAGGCAAGTCCAACCTCGACGCCGCCAGGACCGCCGGCAACACCAACGACCTGCGCGGCAAGCTGCTGCGCATCCGCCCCGGAGCCAGCGGCAGCTACACCATCCCGACCGGCAACCTCTACCCGCAGGGCACCGCGCAGACCAAGCCGGAAATCTACGCGATGGGCTTCCGCAACCCGTTCCGCTTCTCGATCGACGCGGCCACCGGCTGGGTCTACCTGGCCGACTACGGGCCGGACCGCAACCCGCCCACCACCAACCGCGGCCCCGAGGGCCTGGTCGAGCTCAACGTGATCAAGACGCCGGGCAACTACGGCTGGCCGTTCTGCCACGGCAACAACCAGCCGTACGCGCCGTTCAACCCGGACACCGGCGTCGTCGGCTCGAAGTTCAACTGTTCCGCGCCGGTCAACAATTCGCCGAACAACACCGGTCTGACCAGCCTGAAGCCGGTCGTCATGCCGAACCTCTGGTACGGCTACCCCGCCTCGACGACCTTCCCGGAGCTGGGCTCCGGAGGCTCCGCGCCGATGGGCGGCCCGGTCTACCGGTACGACGCGTCGAACCCGTCCGCGACGAAGTTCCCGCCCTACTACGACGGGGTGCACTTCTTCTACGAGTGGTCGCGCAGCTACGTCAAGGAGGTGCACTTCGACTCCTCCACGGCGGTGACCCGCACCAACCCGTTCCTGCCCGGTGGCGGGTTCAACAAGCCGATGGACATGGAGTTCGGCAAGGACGGCTCGCTCTACCTGCTGGAGTGGGGCACCAACTTCGGTGGCGGCAACAGCGACTCCGGGCTCTACCGGATCGACTACATCCAGGGCGGCCGGTCACCGATCGTCAAGGCCACCGGCACGCCCACCAGTGGCACCTCGCCGCTCACCGTCCAGTTCAGCAGCGCGGGCACATCCGACCCGGACCCCGGCAACACGCTGAGCTACCAGTGGACGTTCGGTGACGGCACCAGCTCCACGGCCGCGAACCCGTCGAAGGTGTACACCGCCAACGGCAACTACACCGCGCAGTTGAAGGTCACCGACAACACCGGTAAGACGGGCTTCGCCAACGTCCAGATCACCGTCGGCAACAGCGCCCCGGTGGTCACCATCACCACGCCATCCAACGGCGGCATGCTCACCTTCGGTGACAAGGTGTCGTACCAGATCACCGTGACCGACCCGGACGGCGGCACTGTCGACTGCTCGAAGGTGGTCCTCAACCCCGCGCTCGGTCACGACGACCACGCGCACGAGACCACCGAGTACCCGGGCTGCTCGGGCACCATCTCCACCGACCTGCTCGGTGGTCACCCGGACGGCGCCAACCTGTTCTACGTGCTGAACGCTCGCTACACCGACAACGGTGGCGCGGGGGGCGCGGCACCGCTCACCGGCACCGCGCAGGCGATTCTCCAGCCGAAGCACAAGCAGTCCGAGTACTTCAGCAGCCAGTCCGGCATCCGGGTCGTCGACCAGGCGGCTGCGGAGAGCACCAAGCGCGTCGGTGACATCTCCACCAACGACTGGATCGCGTTCAGCCCGATGAGCCTGTCGGGCATCTCGACGGTCAGCTACCGGGTGTCGTCGCCGTCCGGTGGCGGTTCGATCGAGCTGCGCGCCGGCTCGCCGACCGGCACCCTGCTGGCCACCACCACGGTGCCCAGTACGGGCGGCTGGGACAACTACCAGTCCACGACTCCGGTGAGCGTCTCCGCGCTCAGCGGGACACAGACGCTCTACATGGTGTTCAAGAACAGCAACAACTCGTTCGATCTGGACTCGCACACCTTCGGCGGCAACGGCGTCGGAACACCCGGCACCGGTGGTGGCCTGGCGGGCAAGACCTGGACGGTCACGGCCCAGCACAGCGGCAAGCTGATGGACGTCAGCGGTGTCTCCACCGCCGACGGCGCTCAGATCACCCAGTGGGCGGCCACTGGGGGCAACAACCAGAAGTGGCAGGCCGTCGACGCCGGTAGCGGTGCGGTCTACCTGAAGGCCGTGCACAGCGGCAAGTGCGTCGAGGTCGTCGGCAGCTCCACGGCGGCGGGTGCCTTCCTCCAGCAGGCCACCTGCAACAACGGCAACCAGCAGAAGTTCACCGCGACCGCGACGGGCACCTCGGGGGTCTACACGGTGCGCAGCGTGCTGAGCGGGCTGTGCGTGGACGTCAACGGCGCCGCCACCACCGACGGCGCCCGACTGTTGCAGTGGACCTGCCACAGTGCGGCCAACCAGCAGTGGCGGTTCACCGCGGTGTGA